The following are encoded together in the Ictidomys tridecemlineatus isolate mIctTri1 chromosome X, mIctTri1.hap1, whole genome shotgun sequence genome:
- the LOC120890896 gene encoding EKC/KEOPS complex subunit LAGE3, with amino-acid sequence MQAPDGGDGGCRDGAEGSASGSSGPGRSGNPGLWEGVGTEGAAAGEAPQVDGALLGSGRGAEASAEGVGNQQLEFGLTVPFLSFMDAEIARRYLAPGIEALGGAVHREFTVIGSDLVIRLTAENSSLLQISVASLLNQLSMVVQAMQRFVPPYFLKPQPGKGG; translated from the exons ATGCAGGCCCCAGATGGTGGCGATGGCGGGTGTCGTGATGGGGCAGAGGGCAGTGCCAGTGGGTCCAGTGGCCCTGGGCGCTCTGGAAACCCCGGGCTGTGGGAAGGCGTTGGAACAGAGGGTGCTGCTGCCGGGGAAGCGCCCCAGGTCGACGGGGCGTTGCTCGGTTCAGGGCGGGGTGCAGAAGCTTCTGCAGAGGGTGTGGGAAACCAACAGCTGGAATT CGGCCTCACGGTGCCTTTCCTGTCCTTCATGGATGCGGAGATTGCCCGCAGGTACCTGGCCCCGGGCATCGAGGCCCTCGGAGGGGCGGTTCACAGGGAATTCACCGTGATCGGCAGTGACCTGGTTAT CCGCTTGACTGCTGAAAACTCCAGCCTCCTGCAGATATCCGTCGCCTCCTTGCTCAACCAGCTTTCCATGGTGGTGCAGGCCATGCAGCGCTTTGTGCCCCCGTATTTCCTGAAGCCTCAACCAGGAAAAGGAGGTTGA